Within the Flavobacterium sp. N502536 genome, the region TCCTTCCTCACCGGAATGATATAAATTGAGCAGACAGGAATTAAATGTTTCTCCCGTTTTTTCTTCCATGATAGCTTTTAATTCCAGTAATTCTGGAGTCCATGAAAGTGCTTTTTTGGTCGTATTGGAGTAGGTATATTCAAAACCCGAATCGCCGTACCAGGCTACTTTTCGTTTGGTTAAAATTAGTTTACCAAAGATAACTGCTTCATCATTTTTCCATTCAATCGTGTCGAGAAGCACCTCTAAATAACGATTTGAGTCTGCTCTCGAAAAAAGCTTTCCGTAATAATTAACCGTCCCGTCTTTAGGAAGCAGATTCGTTGTTTCGTCGGTATGCGGATTAAATAAGTCCATTTTTCCAGTTTTGATATTCGGTTTTCATGCAATGTCCGCAAGGTCGGAAACCATTTTTTTCGGCTTCTTCCCGAGTAGAAAAGAAAACCCGGTTTTCTCGTTTCATTCTTTTCCCGGAATTGCATTTTAGCGTTCCGTAGATCTTTAGTTTTCGGTTTCCACCGAAGCAAATTTCTACATTTTTAATTTTACTTCGTAAATCCGAATCGGAAATTTTAGAGTGTTGGAGCATTTTTTTTGAGGTTCTGAGGTTCTGAGGTTTTGAGGGGCAAAGGGGCAGAGGTGCAAAGGGACAAAGGTTTTTTTAAATCTCAATCAGAGATTTAATAGTGTCAAGGCATTTATTTTTAAGTTGCAAAAACTTAGAATCTTAGAGCCTTAGTACCTCAGAACCTCAAGACAAAGCATCATGAAAAATAATCCCCAATGTATGTCGTTCACCCGAATGGATCTCGCTAACACCATGTTTCATAGCAGCGCGATAATATCCTTTTGTTCCTTTTACGGGTCTGAAATTGGTGGTAAAAACTAAAATGTCTCCTTTTTTAGGTTTCAGCACGATGGCTTTAGATTGTGCCCGCGGTGTTTGCTGTGTCAATACAAACTCACCGCCGGTAAAATCTTCGTCGGGTTCATTGAGAAAAAGTACAATTTGAATTGGAAAATAAATGTCTCCGTACAAATCCTGGTGCAAAGTATTGAAACCGCTTTTGCCGTATTTTAAAATTAAAACAGTCGCCTTAAATTGATGATTGGCATGGCATTGCTCCAGTAATTTTTCGTGCGTATCGGGGAAAACAGTTTGTATATTAAGGGCTTTCATCCAGGCGTTTGCAATGGGAGCCAATTTGGGGTAAATAGAAGTACGCAGGCTCTGGATTAAATCAGGCAGCGGATAATTGAAATATTTGTATTCGCCTAAGCCAAAACGGTAGCGTTCCATAACGACCGTTTTTCGGTATAAATCCGGATTGGAATAATCGGCTTTTAAAGCTTCGCATTGTTCGTTATGGAGCACATTCGGAATGATGGCAAATCCATTTTCGTGCATAGATTCGGTGATGCTGTCCCAATGAAGGGAAGCAATTTTTGAGGATATATTTTGCATAATAATTTTAGATTGAGGTTTTTTTGCCGCTATCAAAGCGATAACGAACAGATGAAGTAATTCACGAATTTATTTTTCACATTTTGAGAAAATCGATGCAGTAGCATTAGTTTAATTCGTGAATTCGTGGCAGAAGAATTAAGGATTTATCTGTGCGCCTTCCCAGCCAATAATAGCCGTTTTACGGGTGTTCCCCCACATATATCCCCCAAAGGTTCCGGTGGATTGAATCACACGATGACAGGGGATCAGAAAAGCTACAGGATTGCTTCCAATAGCGGTTCCCACAGCGCGCGAAGCATTTGGTTTCTCAATTTGCTGCGCTATAGCACCGTAAGTAGAAAGTTGCCCCATTGGAATTTTTAAGAGCGTTTCCCAAACTTTCAATTGAAAATCGGTGCCTTTTAAATGCAGTTTAATTTCGGATAGTTTACTCCAGTCATTTTGAAAAATAAACAGTGCATTTTGCTGTATTAAATCCAGTTTTCGGGAAAAAACGGCGTTGGGGAATTTATGTTTTAAATCCTCAAAGCCTATTGCTTCACTTTCTGCAAAAGCCATAAAACAAACTCCCTTGAGGGTTGAAGCCACAATGATATTTCCAAACGGACTTTCTGCAAAACTGAAATTGATTTCTAAGTTCTTTCCCCCGTTTTTATACTCGGCAGGGGTCATGCCTTCAATATTGACAAACAGATCGTGCAAGCGGCTGGTGCCCGAAAGACCAGTGTCAAAAGCGGCATCGAATAAAGTCGCCTGACGGTCTTCCTGAAGTATTTTTTTGGCATGTTCAACACTAATGTACTGCAAAAACTTCTTCGGACTTGTGCCGGCCCATTCCGTAAACAAACGTTGAAAGTGAAAAGGACTTAGATGCACTTTTTCGGCAACTTCATCAAGATTGGGCTGTGCTTTAAAATTGGCTTTGATATAATCAATTGCATCAGCAATCCGATTATAATTAATGTTTTCCTGTGTGTTCATTTTCTTTCCATTTTATAAGGCAAATATCGACAGGTTTTTAAAGGTATAAAATCCGAAACTTGCGGAAGTAGTTTTTTGTTTCAGGTTTCAGGTTTCACGTTCTGTTCAAACTTGAAACTTGAAACTTGAAACCTGAAACCTGAAACTTGAAACCTGAAACAATTACCACTACAGTTCTTTTTCCATCTTATAATTAATCAGTTCAACCCCCAATCTTAGATTTCGCTGTTCGACTATTGAGGTAAAACCGTTTTTTTCGAAAAAGGGTTTAGCGGTGATACTGATGTCAGAGGTTATGATTTTTGAATGTTGTTTCTTCGCTTCACGTTCTAATTCGATTAAGAGTGTATTGGCGATGCCTTGTCTTTGATAATCTTTGTGGATGTAGAAGAAATCAATATAATTTCCGTCCTTCAAAGTTCCAAAACCAACAATCTTGGACTCGATAATAACCAATAAAACGATTTGTGTATGGATAACGGCTAACCAGCGCTCGGTATTATGAACACCTGAAGTCCAGGCCTCAATTTGTGCAGGATTGTAATCGTTTTTACAAACAGCTTGTATGGTTTCGGTATACAATTGCTGCATTTCCGGTAAATCTGAAATTGTTGCTTTTCTGAAAGTTGTCAAAGTATTGATTTTTAGTGTGATGCGTGTCTTGATAGTATCAAATGATACTATCAATTATTGATTTAAAATGCCCTAATGTGCCGTTGTCTTCGAAAAAACATTAATTACAACTACACCAATTAAGATCAGGGCTAATCCAATTATCGCCGGTAAATCAGGTATTTGTTTGAAGAAAATAGCGCCAATAATAGTGATTAATACAATACCAACTCCGGACCAAATGGCGTAGGCAATTCCGACCGGAATGGTTCTGATCGCAAAACTTAAAAAGTAAAATGCACCGCAGTAGCCAATAATGGTTATAATGCTTGGAATCAGTTTTGTAAATTCTTCCGATTTTTTTAAAGCCGAAGTAGCAATGATTTCAAACAGAATGGCAATTCCTAAAAAAAAGAAATTTTTCATGCTTTTATTATTTTTATAAAGTTAGGTTTAATTATTTAAGATTATTTTTTGCTGCAGCAACAAGTATCAATTTATAACCGTTTTCGGTTCTTAAAAATTCAAGATGATCCTGTTTAAAGTCGGCTTTGTTTTTTGAGGTAATGACTATGTTTTTTAAGGGATACATCCATTCTTTAGCTTCATTGCAATTGTTGAAGTAAGTTGTATATTCATCTGTTTCAAAAATAAATGGATTGAGTCCGTCATTTGATACAAAATAATCCGTTTTAGCGTTTTTTAATTCTTCAAGTTTTAACTTTAGATAAGTATAATTCTGATGGATAAAGGCAGCTTTGGATTCATTTTTCCAGCCAGTTGGTTCTTTCCAGTAGGTGATTTTATCAAAGGAGTGCTGCTTTAAGTTCTTTTTTGATAAATCAGAAAGCAAACTGGTTTTTAACCACAATTTAAATTCTTTCTCATAATTGATGAACGAATAATACTGACCGTCAACGCCGAGGAAATTTTCCCTTGTTTCGTCTTTACCTGGAGCTTTTGATTTTTCTAAAGAATAAAAATTAAGTTCGTCATGATAGGCAAAATTCTCAATTAAGATTTTATTGTGGGTGTCAATCAGATCTTCTTTTCCCCCGGACCAGCTAAAGTGTTCGTCGCCAAATTTCTTTTTAACAGCACCTTTTAAGGCGATAATCATTCCGTTTCGGGCTTTGGTCAGGGCGCTATATTCCGCAGGAATTGCAATTTTTCCGTCACCGTCAAACATTCCTGTTAAGTCTGTTTTAGGGTCTGTAAAACGAATAAAACCTTCATTTTCACAATCAGGACCATTGTCAAAAATGTACAAACTGTCGCGTCCGACTATTTTACCGGATTTACTGAGATAATAACTCTTCCAGCTTTGGCCAGTTTCTTCGGTGACGGCAATAATTTTGTCGAATTTACGGGCAGTAGTGAATCCCATAAACTTTGGCGGTATCTGAATAGTTCCGTTCAGGTCTTTAAATCCGATATGGGTAGTGTCTTTGTCCCAAAACGCAATCCAGCTGTCTTTGTTTTGTGACAGTACAGTATAATTGGTAAAAAGGAACACATATAGAAGGAGCAGACGTTTCATGAAAAGAAATTTACAGTAAAGATAAGGATAACGTTTTTGAAAAAAAGATATTGGTTTTTTGGAACAAAAAAATGTACTTTTCAAGAAAAAATAAATAAATGAATAGAATTGTATTGATTTTGATGAGCTTTAGTCTTTCTGTGTTTTCCCAAAAAAAGCAACCAAGTAAAGAGGAGAAAGACATGATTTATGAAGTTACGTATAATGTAAATAAAGAAATTTTTAAAGCACCTAATTTCCCATTTAAAAAAGTAAAGGGAAAAATGGATGAAATTCAAAAGAAAGCAATTCAATCTGCTGAAGTGATAAATTCTTCAATAGATACAATTATCGCAAGAGGAATTTTGAAATTGGAAAAATCTAAGTATGGATACGACCTGTTGTTTAATTCACGCTTTCCTTCCTATTTTAAAGAAAATGATGAACCTTCTATTGTAGATTTTCACCCTGTAACCAGCAAGCTGTTTAATCTGAAAAAAGAGTTGATTGAAATTCAGCATGTTGGGGGAACTTCTTTTGGAAGCGAGTTTTTGTATAAATACAAGAACGGAAAAGAGGTTAATTTGAATTTTACGACGCTGCGTAAACAGGATCAGATCAACAATGCTATAGATTTTAAAAACAACAACGAACTTGACGAAATTAAAGGAAGTGTGGTTTACAATATTAAATTCATTACAGATTATGCTCAGGTAAAGCTTTCTCAAAAGGATATAGGAAGTACGTTTAAGTTGAATAACATTGAGTACAATTTAGTAGATGTTATAAACAATGTAGTTTTGATAGAGGCCGTTGATCTGAATAGCGATCGAAACAATAAGATGCGCTTGATAAATTATGATGAGTTGGGCAATGTATTGGTCAATTACAGCTATAATGAACTAGCAGAATTAAAGAAGAAAAATAAAAAAATCAATGATGAAAGGGCTGGTTTTGGTGATGTAAGAGGTAATATCAGTAAACGTGTTTTTGAGGCTCTTAAAGCTAATCCTACGATGAGTTTTGAAGAGTTTAAAAAATTATTTACGATAGACGATATAATAAATGAAAAAAAGAACTACATCTTTATTCAGACTATTGCTCCAATTAAAAATGATTTTGTTCTTTTTGAACCTATTTATGGTATAGACAGGTCTTTTGAGATGGTTCCGAATCTGAAAGAGCCAGAACCAAAAAAAATGATGGCAGAAGATTACAATGCGCCACAATTATCTGCAGATTGGAATGAGAAACTATTCGGAAATATTAAAGAATACACAGAGAACTTTTACTATGCAACAAAAAAGAACGGCAAATACGTAAAAGGTAAAATGCAAAATTATACCACGTATAAAAGGAATTCGAATGGGGAGTTTGTTGAAGATAAAATGTTTCCTAAAAAGTCTGATTTTCCGGAGAACAAGTACAATAGTTTAAAGCAAAAGATCGAATCAATAGGTTACGATGATGATGAAAAGATTACCGGAAGAACGATTTATAGTTATGATACCGGAAATAAATTATTGGAAGAGAAAAGTTATTTTTCGGATAATGATACTTTAAGAAGTTTAGTAAAGTATGTGTATAGTAAAAATCAAGTTGTAAAAACAAGCTTTTCTTATGATTATCAGGGAGGAGAAACGAAAATTTCAGAGTCTGAGGATGTGTTAGTGTATGATGAAAGAGGAAATCTTATAGAAGAACATTCGAAGAATAATAAAGAGGATTCTGTGTATTTGGATGAAATGGTAATTTATAGAAAATACAACTCTGATAATAGAAGAATAGAAGAATCAGGTTCGGATACTTTTTTCGGGGATGGGAAAGTTAAATTGAGTACAAAACTGGAATATCTTAAGATTGACAATCAAAAAAACTGGACCGAAATGTTTATTGAGGGAGGGTTAAGTTCAGAAAAACCAGAAGCTAATTTTGTTGAGCGAGTTTTTGTCTATGAATAAGAAGTGATACTAAAAAACAAACCCCGACAGGTTTTTTAAAACTTGTCGGGGTTGAAAGATAGTAATGGTTTAATTTTCCTAAGGATTAAGCGACAATCCGACACTGAAAAACAATCTGACTTTATCGATATTATTGATCCATGAAGTATCGAAATGGATTGGGCCTAAAATGGACTGATAGGAGATAGCAGCTCCTCCGGATATCAGAAGACTGGTATTGAAATTATCATCCCATTTTCCTTTTGGCTTAAACACATTGTCGCGGAAATCGCGAAAAGTATCAAAACCTACAGAGGCAATATTAACATGAGGGGTCAGATAGATTTTCCGGTAATATTTATTTGTGATCCGAGTTTAAGCCCCATATATTGCGTTACATTGAGTTCGTCTTCATGCAAACCCGGAATGAAAAGCGATTGCTGCCAGAACTCGGGATAATACCACCCAGAAAATATTTTGCTGCGTAACCAAAATCTGTAAAGGGCAGTTGATGGTCTTGAAGTCTATCCTGAAAAATAAAATAGGTATCAAATCCTATAATTCCCGTAATTTTCTTTTTTAGGGATATTCTCTTTTCATAGCTAAAACCAAATTTTGTGTAGTCGTTTGTTGCCCCCGAAACACGCGTAAAACCTTCATCGGAAAAGGAGGCATTGATATCGGTAAGAAAGGATCGCGCAATATTTGATTTTATAATGGTTCCGTTTGTAGCAAAGAAAACTTTATCCATATCATTATAGGAATAATGCATGTTGAATTCGATGTTGTTAAAGTTGTAGCTTTTTAGCGAAATGGTGTTCGGACCGTATTCCCGATCATATTTTGGTTTTAAATTGGTGTAATTATAGTTTAAGCCAAAGCCAAAATAGCTTTTTAGCGAATTTAAATTTCGGTTGATCTCACTGCTAAATTCAAATGCATTATAAAGAATATTGTCTGAGGCCCTGCCATTGATGTAAATTTCCTGTTTTAGGAGAGCTCCGTAAAGTTCAGTTCCCCACCACCATTCTCTGCGGCCTCCAAAATTTTTCTGAAAATTGATTCTGGCTTTTGGCTGTTCTGCAATATCGGCAGTTACCAAAAGACGAGAGGCATCTGCAAGAATATTTCTGGCGGTGTAATTAAAAATAATGCCAACCCCTCTATAGGTGTCATAGTGTACGGAGGTGTTCAGCTGGTTTTTGGCACGTTCAAATCCAAATAAGGTGATGCCCGTTTTGTTACCGTCTTTAACGAAATAGCTATAACCAATTTCATCAAAAAGATTGGTTCCCATAGCTCTGTTTATACCTGAGATTAAATCTTTGGAGGTATATTTTACATGAGGCCTAAGATTGGCTCTTCCAACGACCAGAGGCAGGTTTTCCGGACTTATTTTTTTATAAACGATCGAGTCAAGAACAAATTCTTTGGGCATATACGGCAATTTGTGCGTTCGTTGCTGAAATCCCTTTAACTTTTCCGACAAAGCAATTAAAGCCGGAAGATTGTGATTTGCGGCTACTTTACCGTCTTTGTAGATTTCGTTACTGGCTGCAAAGTCAGCTGTCGAGAAACGCAGGTTGGGCATATGATCGACTAATATGGTACACAGATCACGGTTTGCCGGGTTTTTAACATTACTCGGAAACATACTGGTCTGCATTAATATCATCATAATATTATTTAGTTTGCCCATTGGTTGCATTCCTCCCCCTACATCACTACCAATAATAATGTCGGCACCCATTTGTTTGGCAACATCAGTTGGGAAATTATTTAATACACCTCCGTCTACTAATACCGTTTTTTCGTAAGGCACTGGTTTGAAAATAGCAGGTAAAGACATACTGGCGCGCATGGCATAAGCTAAATTACCTTTGCTTAAAATAACTTCTTTACCTTCAACCAGGTCGGTAGCCATAGCTCTAAAGGGTATCGGGAGACTGTCAAAATCTTTAACATTATAGACAGGAAAGGTTAATTCGGAAAGAGATTCTCTAAGATTTTGATCGTTTAAAAGCGAACCCACACTATTGAGCTTTCCGTCTTTAATTCCTATTCCGACCAAATATCTTTGGAATTCTCTTTTTTCTTCGGCACTTACAGATTGCAACGATTGACCTCCGCCAAGGAGTTTGTCCCAATAAATATTC harbors:
- a CDS encoding patatin-like phospholipase family protein yields the protein MKKKYLLLIFLFLVCLPGILFSQEKKPKVVLVLSGGGAKGIAHIPLLQKLDSLHIVPDLIVGNSMGSIIGGLYAMGYSGDSIEKITKNIYWDKLLGGGQSLQSVSAEEKREFQRYLVGIGIKDGKLNSVGSLLNDQNLRESLSELTFPVYNVKDFDSLPIPFRAMATDLVEGKEVILSKGNLAYAMRASMSLPAIFKPVPYEKTVLVDGGVLNNFPTDVAKQMGADIIIGSDVGGGMQPMGKLNNIMMILMQTSMFPSNVKNPANRDLCTILVDHMPNLRFSTADFAASNEIYKDGKVAANHNLPALIALSEKLKGFQQRTHKLPYMPKEFVLDSIVYKKISPENLPLVVGRANLRPHVKYTSKDLISGINRAMGTNLFDEIGYSYFVKDGNKTGITLFGFERAKNQLNTSVHYDTYRGVGIIFNYTARNILADASRLLVTADIAEQPKARINFQKNFGGRREWWWGTELYGALLKQEIYINGRASDNILYNAFEFSSEINRNLNSLKSYFGFGLNYNYTNLKPKYDREYGPNTISLKSYNFNNIEFNMHYSYNDMDKVFFATNGTIIKSNIARSFLTDINASFSDEGFTRVSGATNDYTKFGFSYEKRISLKKKITGIIGFDTYFIFQDRLQDHQLPFTDFGYAAKYFLGGIIPSSGSNRFSFRVCMKTNSM
- a CDS encoding DMT family transporter, whose protein sequence is MKNFFFLGIAILFEIIATSALKKSEEFTKLIPSIITIIGYCGAFYFLSFAIRTIPVGIAYAIWSGVGIVLITIIGAIFFKQIPDLPAIIGLALILIGVVVINVFSKTTAH
- a CDS encoding alpha-ketoglutarate-dependent dioxygenase AlkB family protein; protein product: MDLFNPHTDETTNLLPKDGTVNYYGKLFSRADSNRYLEVLLDTIEWKNDEAVIFGKLILTKRKVAWYGDSGFEYTYSNTTKKALSWTPELLELKAIMEEKTGETFNSCLLNLYHSGEEGMAWHSDAEKDLKKNGAIASVSFGAERKFAFKHKETKETVSLLLEHGSLLVMKGTTQTHWLHRLPPTKTVSKPRVNLTFRTIVNP
- a CDS encoding methylated-DNA--[protein]-cysteine S-methyltransferase, which produces MNTQENINYNRIADAIDYIKANFKAQPNLDEVAEKVHLSPFHFQRLFTEWAGTSPKKFLQYISVEHAKKILQEDRQATLFDAAFDTGLSGTSRLHDLFVNIEGMTPAEYKNGGKNLEINFSFAESPFGNIIVASTLKGVCFMAFAESEAIGFEDLKHKFPNAVFSRKLDLIQQNALFIFQNDWSKLSEIKLHLKGTDFQLKVWETLLKIPMGQLSTYGAIAQQIEKPNASRAVGTAIGSNPVAFLIPCHRVIQSTGTFGGYMWGNTRKTAIIGWEGAQINP
- a CDS encoding 2OG-Fe(II) oxygenase; protein product: MQNISSKIASLHWDSITESMHENGFAIIPNVLHNEQCEALKADYSNPDLYRKTVVMERYRFGLGEYKYFNYPLPDLIQSLRTSIYPKLAPIANAWMKALNIQTVFPDTHEKLLEQCHANHQFKATVLILKYGKSGFNTLHQDLYGDIYFPIQIVLFLNEPDEDFTGGEFVLTQQTPRAQSKAIVLKPKKGDILVFTTNFRPVKGTKGYYRAAMKHGVSEIHSGERHTLGIIFHDALS
- a CDS encoding GNAT family N-acetyltransferase yields the protein MIVSFDTIKTRITLKINTLTTFRKATISDLPEMQQLYTETIQAVCKNDYNPAQIEAWTSGVHNTERWLAVIHTQIVLLVIIESKIVGFGTLKDGNYIDFFYIHKDYQRQGIANTLLIELEREAKKQHSKIITSDISITAKPFFEKNGFTSIVEQRNLRLGVELINYKMEKEL
- a CDS encoding Ada metal-binding domain-containing protein, with amino-acid sequence MLQHSKISDSDLRSKIKNVEICFGGNRKLKIYGTLKCNSGKRMKRENRVFFSTREEAEKNGFRPCGHCMKTEYQNWKNGLI